From Streptomyces sp. TLI_053, a single genomic window includes:
- a CDS encoding ABC transporter family substrate-binding protein yields the protein MALTTAGALLLSGCSASDGENSQNTATVDSLNSADRSELSSGGTLKWPVEDITENLNSHHVDGSNIDTDRIMSSMMPVIMKADPAGNVSPDPDYLSDVKVTQDSGRQTVTYTINPKARWTDGEAISYRDFQALWRAGNGKDSAYRTASQTGYDLISDVSRGASDTEVVVSFASPFGEWKSLFNPLYPASVIGTAQGFNEGYVEKVPVTAGPFKFSALDPTAKTLSVARDPAWWGERTMLDGIVFRSLEESVAGSAFANGEVDFVNIGANASVYAQATKVKDSQVLRAGAPNFRHFTLNGQGKILQDVRVRRALARAVDREVIAKSALQSLDQAAATLGSHFLFPGQEGYQDNAGEIGTFDPEAAKRELDAAGWKMDGGGRTKDGVPLKIRLVIPSDLQEAANEGKLLQTMLARVGISLEIQSVPGAQLFDKYIIPGDYDVTAFNWFGSAFPVAANQPIYAAPENGSIQLNFARVGSPEIDAAMNRASASLDSKEALQEINKADSLVWQEAAVIPLYQSPQIVVSKKSLANFGANGFASIKYQDIGFIK from the coding sequence GTGGCATTGACCACTGCTGGTGCGCTTCTTCTTTCCGGCTGCTCCGCCAGTGACGGCGAGAATTCGCAGAATACTGCAACGGTGGACAGTTTGAATTCGGCTGATCGATCCGAACTGTCTTCAGGTGGAACGCTCAAATGGCCGGTCGAGGACATCACCGAGAATCTCAACAGTCACCACGTGGACGGCAGCAACATCGATACGGACCGTATCATGTCCTCGATGATGCCTGTCATCATGAAGGCCGATCCGGCTGGAAATGTCTCGCCCGACCCTGACTATCTGTCCGATGTGAAGGTGACGCAGGATTCCGGCAGGCAGACCGTCACCTACACGATCAACCCGAAGGCCCGATGGACTGACGGGGAAGCGATCTCATACCGGGACTTCCAGGCGCTCTGGCGTGCGGGGAATGGGAAGGATTCCGCCTACAGGACGGCATCCCAAACGGGATACGATCTCATCTCGGATGTGTCGAGAGGGGCGAGTGATACGGAGGTGGTTGTTTCGTTCGCCAGCCCGTTCGGCGAATGGAAGTCACTGTTCAACCCGCTCTATCCGGCCTCCGTGATCGGCACGGCACAGGGCTTCAACGAAGGTTATGTCGAGAAGGTGCCCGTCACGGCCGGCCCATTCAAATTCTCCGCCCTGGACCCGACCGCCAAGACCCTGTCGGTCGCCCGGGACCCCGCATGGTGGGGGGAGCGGACGATGCTCGACGGGATTGTCTTCCGTTCGCTGGAGGAGTCGGTGGCCGGCAGCGCCTTCGCGAACGGCGAGGTCGACTTCGTCAATATCGGGGCCAATGCCTCCGTCTATGCCCAGGCCACGAAGGTGAAGGACTCCCAGGTTCTTCGAGCCGGGGCTCCCAATTTCCGACACTTCACTCTCAACGGGCAGGGAAAAATTCTCCAGGATGTACGTGTCCGCCGCGCGCTCGCCCGTGCAGTCGACCGCGAGGTGATTGCGAAGTCCGCCCTGCAGAGCCTGGACCAGGCTGCTGCCACCCTGGGCAGTCATTTTCTCTTCCCTGGACAGGAGGGATATCAGGACAACGCCGGGGAAATCGGAACGTTCGACCCGGAGGCGGCTAAGCGGGAACTGGACGCGGCGGGATGGAAAATGGATGGGGGCGGGCGTACGAAGGACGGTGTCCCGTTGAAAATCAGACTCGTCATCCCGTCCGACCTGCAGGAGGCGGCCAATGAGGGCAAGCTCCTGCAGACCATGCTCGCGCGTGTAGGAATTTCCTTGGAGATCCAATCCGTCCCAGGTGCACAGCTGTTTGACAAGTATATTATTCCCGGCGACTACGACGTCACTGCGTTCAACTGGTTCGGCTCCGCCTTCCCCGTGGCCGCAAACCAGCCGATTTATGCTGCCCCGGAGAACGGGTCCATCCAGCTGAACTTCGCCCGAGTCGGAAGCCCTGAGATCGATGCCGCGATGAACCGCGCATCGGCCTCGCTGGACAGCAAGGAAGCCCTTCAGGAGATCAATAAGGCGGACTCGCTCGTATGGCAGGAAGCTGCAGTGATTCCGCTGTACCAATCGCCGCAGATCGTCGTCAGCAAGAAGTCCCTGGCCAACTTCGGGGCCAACGGATTCGCCTCGATCAAATATCAGGACATCGGATTCATCAAGTAG
- a CDS encoding lactate utilization protein B, which produces MSGTYLGMPAFPKAAAESTRDERLRGNLRHATHTIRDKRAAAVRELPDWADLRRAGKEIKDRTLRHLDHYLLQAEAAVTAAGGTVHWAADAAEANRIVAYLTKAAGESEVVKVKSMATQEIGLNDALAAEGITAYETDLAELIVQLGDDLPSHILVPAIHRNRGEIRDIFTDAMGKWGRPAPEGLSDSPADLAEAARLHLREKFLRAKVAVSGANFLVAETGTLVVVESEGNGRMCLTLPETLISVVGIEKVIPTWRDLEVYLQLLPRSSTAERMNPYTSTWTGITKGDGPTAFHLVLLDNGRTDTLADEVGRQALRCIRCSACLNVCPVYERAGGHAYGSPYPGPIGAILTPQLRGTTSEVDASLPYASTLCGACYEVCPVAIDIPEVLVHLRERVVQGGEVTVDGEQATLAPASGHALERAAMRTSAWALAHPAVLRTGQRVASATRRLHPSRLPGPGRAWSQTRDLPVLPPEPFRDWWQRAKDERNES; this is translated from the coding sequence ATGAGCGGCACCTACCTGGGCATGCCCGCCTTCCCCAAGGCGGCTGCCGAGTCCACCAGGGACGAACGTCTGCGCGGCAACCTGCGCCACGCGACCCACACGATCCGCGACAAGCGGGCCGCGGCTGTCCGGGAGCTGCCCGACTGGGCGGACCTGCGCAGGGCCGGCAAGGAGATCAAGGACCGTACCCTGCGCCACCTCGACCACTACCTGCTGCAGGCCGAAGCCGCCGTCACGGCGGCGGGCGGGACCGTTCACTGGGCCGCCGACGCCGCCGAGGCCAACCGGATCGTCGCCTACCTGACGAAGGCAGCAGGCGAGTCGGAGGTCGTCAAGGTCAAGTCGATGGCCACCCAGGAGATCGGTCTCAACGACGCTCTTGCCGCAGAGGGGATCACTGCCTACGAGACCGACCTCGCCGAGCTGATCGTCCAGCTCGGCGACGACCTGCCTTCCCACATTCTCGTGCCCGCGATCCACCGCAACCGTGGGGAGATCCGGGACATCTTCACCGACGCTATGGGCAAGTGGGGCAGGCCCGCTCCCGAAGGACTGAGCGACTCGCCGGCCGACCTCGCCGAGGCGGCCCGCCTGCACTTGCGGGAGAAGTTCCTGCGCGCCAAGGTCGCCGTCTCGGGCGCCAACTTCCTCGTCGCCGAGACCGGCACCCTCGTCGTCGTCGAGTCCGAGGGCAACGGCCGTATGTGCCTGACCCTCCCCGAGACACTGATCTCCGTCGTCGGCATCGAGAAGGTCATCCCCACCTGGCGCGACCTCGAGGTCTACCTCCAGTTGCTCCCTCGTTCCTCCACCGCCGAGCGGATGAACCCCTACACCTCCACCTGGACCGGGATCACCAAGGGCGACGGCCCCACGGCCTTCCACCTCGTTCTGCTCGACAACGGCCGCACAGACACCCTCGCCGACGAGGTCGGGCGCCAGGCCCTGCGGTGCATCCGCTGCTCCGCCTGCCTGAATGTGTGCCCGGTGTACGAGCGGGCCGGCGGGCACGCCTACGGCTCCCCCTACCCGGGGCCGATCGGCGCGATCCTCACTCCGCAGCTGCGCGGCACCACCAGCGAGGTCGACGCCTCGCTCCCTTACGCCTCCACCCTCTGCGGCGCCTGTTACGAGGTCTGCCCGGTCGCCATCGACATCCCCGAGGTCCTCGTCCACCTGCGCGAACGGGTCGTGCAGGGCGGAGAGGTCACCGTCGACGGCGAGCAGGCCACCCTCGCACCGGCTTCGGGTCACGCCCTGGAGCGTGCCGCGATGCGTACGAGCGCCTGGGCGCTCGCCCACCCTGCCGTCCTGCGGACCGGGCAACGCGTCGCCTCGGCCACCCGTCGCCTACACCCCTCCCGTCTTCCCGGCCCCGGCCGCGCGTGGTCCCAGACGCGCGACCTGCCGGTCCTTCCCCCCGAACCCTTCCGCGACTGGTGGCAGCGCGCCAAGGACGAACGGAACGAGTCATGA
- a CDS encoding (Fe-S)-binding protein yields MRVALLLTCLNDTLYPSTGQAVVSLLNRLGVDVDFPMEQTCCGQAHYNTGYRHFAEPLARRTAEVFAGYDAVVTPSGSCGSMIRDIYPRLGERALAEGRGSALGQELAAIAAKTYELTEFLVDVLGVTDVGAYFPYTVTYHPTCHGLRLLGLGRRPLDLLQQVRGLTLAELGGADECCGFGGTFALKNASVSAAMGADKARNAEATGSDVLCAADNSCLMHIGATLSRRGSDLPTVHIAEILASTEEHPLTVPGLATSPVHIVMGPGRTTTRGAGR; encoded by the coding sequence ATGCGCGTCGCACTGCTTCTCACCTGCCTCAACGACACGCTCTATCCCAGTACCGGCCAGGCAGTCGTCAGCCTGCTGAACCGCCTCGGTGTGGACGTCGACTTCCCGATGGAGCAGACCTGCTGCGGGCAGGCCCACTACAACACCGGCTACCGGCACTTCGCAGAGCCTCTCGCCCGGCGTACCGCCGAGGTGTTCGCCGGGTACGACGCCGTCGTCACCCCGTCGGGGTCCTGCGGATCGATGATCCGGGACATCTACCCCCGCCTCGGTGAGCGGGCGCTGGCCGAAGGCCGGGGCAGCGCGCTCGGGCAGGAGCTGGCCGCGATCGCGGCGAAGACCTACGAACTCACCGAGTTCCTCGTCGATGTGCTGGGGGTGACCGACGTCGGCGCTTACTTCCCGTACACCGTCACCTACCACCCCACCTGTCACGGCCTGCGCCTGCTCGGACTGGGGAGGCGCCCCCTCGACCTGCTGCAGCAGGTCAGGGGCTTGACGCTGGCCGAGCTCGGCGGAGCCGACGAGTGCTGCGGCTTCGGTGGTACCTTCGCCCTCAAGAACGCGTCCGTGTCCGCCGCGATGGGCGCCGACAAGGCCCGCAACGCCGAGGCCACCGGCAGCGATGTGCTGTGCGCGGCCGACAACTCGTGTCTGATGCACATCGGCGCGACCCTCTCGCGTCGCGGCAGCGACCTTCCCACCGTCCATATCGCCGAGATTCTCGCCAGCACCGAGGAGCACCCGCTGACGGTTCCGGGGCTCGCCACGAGTCCGGTCCACATCGTCATGGGACCCGGCCGAACCACCACCCGAGGAGCCGGCCGATGA
- a CDS encoding bifunctional aldolase/short-chain dehydrogenase — protein MALHLEVAELLARSNRLGSDPRNTNYAGGNTSAKGVDTDPATGEDVDLVWVKGSGGDLGTLTASGLAALRLDRLRALAGVYPGVEREDEMVAAFDFCLFGRGGAAPSIDTAMHGLVDAEHVDHLHPDSGIALATAADGEKLTAECFGDSVVWVPWRRPGFQLGLDIAAIKEANPLAIGCILGGHGITAWGDTSQECEANSLHIIRTAEAFIAERGRPEPFGAEIEGYRALPEAERRERAAALAPVIRGLASTDVPQVGHFTDAAPVLEFLSRAEHPRLAALGTSCPDHFLRTKVRPLVLDLPSDASLENVEARLAELHAAYRADYRDYYDRYATGDSPAIRGADPAIVLVPGVGMFSFGKDKQTARVAGEFYLNAINVMRGAEALSTYAPIEESEKFAIEYWALEEAKLQRMPKAKPLASRVALVTGAGSGIGRAIAERLSAEGACVVIADINADNARAVADDLGGPDKAIAVSVDVTSEEQIAEGFKAAALAFGGVDLVVNNAGISISKPLLETTAKDWDLQHDIMARGSFLVSREAARIMMQQHLGGDIVYIASKNAVFAGPNNIAYSATKADQAHQVRLLAAELGEHGIRVNGVNPDGVVRGSGIFAGGWGAQRAATYGIEEDKLGEFYAQRTLLKREVLPEHVANAVFALTGGDLTHTTGLHIPVDAGVATAFLR, from the coding sequence ATGGCCCTGCACCTCGAAGTCGCAGAACTCCTGGCCCGTTCCAACCGGCTCGGCTCGGACCCGCGCAACACCAACTACGCCGGCGGGAACACCTCCGCCAAGGGCGTCGACACCGACCCGGCCACCGGGGAGGACGTGGATCTGGTCTGGGTCAAGGGGTCCGGCGGTGATCTGGGCACCCTCACTGCCTCCGGCCTGGCCGCCCTGCGCCTGGACCGCCTGCGCGCCCTGGCCGGGGTCTACCCCGGTGTCGAGCGCGAGGACGAGATGGTCGCCGCCTTCGACTTCTGCCTGTTCGGGCGCGGCGGCGCGGCTCCCTCCATCGACACCGCGATGCACGGCCTCGTCGACGCCGAGCACGTGGACCACCTGCACCCCGACTCCGGCATCGCGCTGGCCACCGCCGCCGACGGCGAGAAGCTCACCGCCGAGTGTTTCGGCGACAGCGTCGTGTGGGTGCCGTGGCGCCGGCCCGGCTTCCAGCTCGGCCTGGACATCGCGGCGATCAAGGAAGCCAACCCTCTGGCGATCGGCTGCATCCTCGGCGGCCACGGGATCACCGCCTGGGGCGACACCAGCCAGGAGTGCGAAGCCAACTCCCTGCACATCATCCGCACCGCCGAGGCGTTCATCGCCGAACGCGGCCGCCCCGAGCCGTTCGGGGCCGAGATCGAGGGCTACCGGGCGCTGCCCGAGGCCGAGCGCCGCGAGCGCGCCGCCGCCCTGGCCCCCGTCATCCGCGGCCTGGCCTCCACCGACGTGCCGCAGGTCGGCCACTTCACCGACGCCGCTCCGGTCCTGGAGTTCCTCTCCCGTGCCGAGCACCCACGGCTGGCCGCGCTCGGCACTTCCTGCCCCGACCACTTCCTGCGCACCAAGGTCCGCCCGCTGGTCCTCGACCTGCCCTCCGACGCCTCCCTCGAGAACGTCGAAGCCCGCCTCGCCGAACTCCACGCCGCCTACCGCGCCGACTACCGGGACTACTACGACCGGTACGCAACCGGTGACTCCCCCGCGATCCGGGGTGCCGACCCGGCGATCGTCCTGGTTCCAGGCGTGGGCATGTTCTCCTTCGGCAAGGACAAGCAGACCGCTCGAGTCGCCGGCGAGTTCTACCTCAACGCGATCAACGTGATGCGCGGCGCCGAGGCGCTGTCCACCTACGCCCCGATCGAGGAGAGCGAGAAGTTCGCCATCGAGTACTGGGCGCTGGAGGAGGCGAAGCTGCAGCGGATGCCCAAGGCCAAGCCCCTCGCATCGCGTGTCGCCCTCGTCACCGGCGCCGGCTCCGGCATCGGCCGGGCCATCGCCGAGCGGCTGTCCGCCGAAGGCGCCTGCGTGGTGATCGCGGACATCAACGCCGACAACGCCCGGGCCGTGGCCGACGATCTCGGCGGCCCCGACAAGGCCATCGCCGTGAGTGTCGACGTCACCAGCGAGGAGCAGATCGCCGAAGGCTTCAAGGCTGCGGCCCTCGCCTTCGGCGGCGTCGACCTGGTCGTCAACAACGCGGGCATCTCCATCTCCAAGCCGCTCCTGGAGACCACCGCCAAGGACTGGGACCTGCAGCACGACATCATGGCCCGCGGTTCCTTCCTCGTCTCCCGCGAGGCCGCCCGCATCATGATGCAGCAGCACCTGGGCGGCGACATCGTCTACATCGCCTCCAAGAACGCCGTCTTCGCGGGCCCGAACAACATCGCCTACTCCGCCACCAAGGCCGACCAGGCCCACCAGGTGCGGTTGCTGGCCGCCGAACTCGGCGAGCACGGCATCCGCGTCAACGGCGTCAACCCCGACGGCGTGGTCCGCGGTTCCGGCATCTTCGCCGGAGGGTGGGGCGCCCAGCGGGCCGCCACCTACGGGATCGAGGAGGACAAGCTCGGCGAGTTCTACGCCCAGCGCACCCTCCTCAAGCGCGAGGTCCTGCCCGAGCACGTCGCCAACGCCGTCTTCGCCCTCACCGGCGGCGACCTCACCCACACCACCGGCCTGCACATCCCCGTCGACGCAGGAGTCGCCACAGCGTTCCTGCGCTGA
- a CDS encoding rhamnulokinase family protein produces the protein MRREQPRTPTPTAAFAAADLGATSGRVIVGHVGRSTLELVEANRFDNTPLRLPTGLHWDLPALYTGILTGLRAAHQSGPLASVGIDSWAVDYGFLDADGALLGLPHHYRDPRTLHIADQVRDRAGASHLYQTTGLQHLPFNTVFQLAAARGTALLDAARTLLLVPDLLAYWLTGNTGAEATNASTTGLLDAITGTWSPDLARLAGIDESLLPPVREPGSIIGTLLPHVATATGLPAATPVVAVASHDTASAIVAVPATEPNSAYISCGTWSLAGLELDKPVLTDASRAANFTNERGIDGTVRYLRNIMGMWLLEECRRSWTMRRMPSALVPLLAEAAGAEPFAAVIDPDAPDFLAPEDMPDAIARYCVRTGQRPPASQGATVRCILESLALAHRRTLRAAAELAGQDITHVHMVGGGSRNELLCQFTADATGLPVVAGPAEATALGNVLVQARAHGLLGDLVSMRRLVADTQPLRRYRPQGDQRIWDSLEERLS, from the coding sequence ATCCGCCGTGAACAGCCCCGCACCCCCACCCCGACCGCCGCCTTCGCCGCAGCGGACCTCGGAGCCACCAGCGGCCGGGTGATCGTCGGCCACGTCGGCCGCAGCACGCTCGAACTCGTCGAAGCCAACCGCTTCGACAACACCCCCCTGCGGCTTCCCACCGGCCTGCACTGGGACCTCCCCGCCCTCTACACCGGCATCCTGACCGGTCTGCGCGCAGCCCACCAAAGCGGCCCCCTCGCCTCCGTCGGCATCGACAGCTGGGCCGTCGACTACGGCTTCCTCGACGCCGACGGAGCCCTCCTGGGCCTGCCCCACCACTACCGCGACCCCCGTACCCTCCATATCGCCGACCAGGTCCGCGACCGAGCCGGAGCCTCCCACCTCTACCAGACCACCGGCCTGCAGCACCTGCCGTTCAACACGGTCTTCCAACTCGCCGCCGCCCGCGGAACCGCGCTGCTGGACGCCGCTCGCACCCTCCTGCTCGTCCCTGACCTGCTCGCCTACTGGCTCACCGGCAACACCGGCGCCGAAGCCACCAACGCCTCCACCACCGGCCTGCTGGACGCCATCACCGGCACCTGGTCCCCCGACCTCGCCCGGCTGGCCGGCATCGACGAGAGCCTCCTGCCGCCGGTCCGCGAACCCGGCAGCATCATCGGCACCCTCCTGCCGCACGTCGCCACTGCCACCGGCCTGCCCGCTGCCACCCCGGTGGTCGCCGTCGCCTCCCACGACACCGCCTCTGCCATCGTCGCCGTCCCGGCCACCGAGCCCAACTCCGCATACATCTCCTGCGGCACCTGGTCCCTGGCGGGACTCGAACTCGACAAGCCGGTCCTCACCGACGCCTCCCGAGCCGCCAACTTCACCAACGAGCGCGGCATCGACGGCACCGTCCGCTACCTGCGCAACATCATGGGCATGTGGCTGCTGGAGGAATGCCGACGCAGCTGGACCATGCGCCGGATGCCGTCGGCGCTGGTGCCGCTGCTCGCAGAAGCCGCCGGGGCCGAGCCCTTCGCGGCGGTCATCGACCCGGATGCGCCTGACTTCCTCGCCCCCGAAGACATGCCCGATGCCATCGCCCGGTACTGCGTCCGCACCGGCCAGCGTCCCCCGGCGAGCCAGGGGGCGACCGTACGCTGCATCCTCGAGAGTCTGGCGCTGGCCCACCGTCGGACCCTTCGCGCCGCCGCCGAGCTCGCCGGTCAGGACATCACCCACGTCCACATGGTCGGTGGTGGCAGCCGTAACGAACTGCTGTGTCAGTTCACCGCCGATGCCACCGGTCTGCCCGTGGTCGCCGGGCCCGCCGAGGCCACCGCGCTCGGTAATGTCCTGGTCCAGGCCCGCGCGCACGGCCTGCTCGGTGACCTGGTCTCCATGCGGCGCCTGGTCGCCGACACCCAGCCGCTCCGCCGCTACCGTCCGCAGGGCGATCAGCGGATCTGGGACAGCCTCGAAGAGCGACTGTCCTGA
- a CDS encoding LUD domain-containing protein, whose protein sequence is MTSRDQMLERIRRALSDVPDDETPLDVVVSRSYQPSHLPDRPEAVADVLAENLADYRAVVHRCSTGQLPRALTRIWADRHTRTLLVPAGLPAGWLSATADITQVPEHAGLTPADLDSIDSVITGCAVAIAETGTIVLDAGPGQGTRRATLIPDHHVCVVQAHQVVAALPLALERLDPRRPLTWISGPSATSDIELDRVEGVHGPRTLEVVLLTD, encoded by the coding sequence ATGACCTCCCGTGACCAGATGCTGGAACGTATCCGGCGCGCGCTCAGCGACGTTCCCGACGACGAGACGCCCCTCGACGTCGTGGTCAGCCGGTCCTACCAGCCCTCGCACCTGCCGGACCGTCCCGAGGCGGTGGCCGACGTCCTCGCGGAGAACCTCGCGGACTACAGGGCCGTCGTCCACCGGTGCAGCACCGGGCAGCTTCCGCGCGCACTCACCCGGATCTGGGCCGACAGACACACCCGGACTCTCCTCGTCCCCGCCGGTCTGCCTGCGGGCTGGCTGAGCGCCACAGCCGACATCACGCAGGTTCCCGAGCATGCCGGCCTCACCCCGGCCGACCTGGACAGCATCGACTCCGTAATCACCGGCTGCGCCGTGGCAATCGCTGAGACGGGGACGATCGTTCTGGACGCCGGTCCGGGTCAGGGGACCCGTCGCGCCACTCTGATTCCCGACCACCATGTGTGTGTCGTCCAGGCGCATCAGGTCGTGGCAGCGTTGCCCCTGGCGTTGGAGCGGCTGGACCCGCGGCGCCCGCTGACCTGGATTTCCGGTCCCTCCGCCACCAGTGACATCGAACTGGACCGAGTCGAGGGCGTCCACGGCCCGCGGACACTCGAAGTCGTTCTCCTCACCGACTGA